In Phreatobacter cathodiphilus, the genomic window GAACGCCATTTCGGCGCATCCTCGAGGCTCGCCGCCAGACGCTCCTTCGAGAAGGTCGCATTGGCGGTGGCGAGCTTGATGACGTCGAGCACGGCCAGCGGCACGCTCGCCGGATCCAGCCCCTCGGGTACGACCGGCGTCACCTGCGGCTCGAGCCAGCGGCGCAGCAGGTCGGTGCGGTGGTCGGCCTTCCCATGGACCTGGCAGCGCAGGATTTCCGACAGCGCGTTGCGCGACAGCGAATGGGTGCGGATTCGCGAGACGTCCTCCGGCGCCCAGCGGGCCGGCTTCGTGCCGAGAAGACCGAACTCGAAGGGCAGCAGCGAGGGATCGGCCTCCGTCATGGCGACGAAGGCGTTGATGCCCCTGGTGAAGGCCGTGAACGTCGCCTTGGCCTCGGGCCCGTAGGCGGCGAACTCAGCCTCGCTGTCGCCGCGGTAGAGGAACAGCCGCGACGCGCGGTCCTGCTCGATGAAGCCGGGACCGAAATCGCCGGCGAGCAGGCCGAGGCCGCGCTTGCGGAACAGATCGATCTGGAAGAGGCGCTCGCGCGCCGCGTAGAAGCCCTGCAGGAAGAACAGATCCGCCTCGTTCTCCGCCCGGATATGGGGAATTCCGTTGGCGTCGATGCCGATGGACCCCGGCGCCGAAAGTCCGGGGAGCGTGAGCGTTTCTGTCTGGGTCATGGCCGTACAAGTCGCTGCGAGGGAGCCAGACTCTGCACGCCGGGCAGGGGCATGTCATCCTTTTCCGGCGCGAACGAGGCCTGCAACGATGCGGGCCTATCGACAGGCGATACGCTCTGGAAGCATTTGGAAAGGGTGATCCCGACATCCTCAGTTACCGGCGCTTCAAAGCCGGGGTCGCGCGTGCTCATATGGCCGCAAGGATGCGGCGCCCGGGCCGGCGCCTCGCACGACGCTTTTTTCCGTCATTCTCCGTGGGTGTGTCATGAAGATCACCGTTCTCGGCTCCGGCGACGCCTTCGGCTCCGGCGGCCGCTACTCGACCTGTCTGCACCTCGCCGGTGACGACGGCACGGTGATGCTGGTCGATTGCGGCGCGACCTCGCTCCTCGCCATGCAGCGCGCCGGTATCGATCCCAACAGCGTCTCGGCGATCCTGCTGACCCATTTCCACGCCGACCATATCGGCGGGCTGCCCTTCTTCATGCTGGATGCGCTGTTCAACGCCCGCCGCAAGGCGCCGCTCACCATCGCCGGACCGAAACGCGTCCAGGAATGGGTGAAGGCGGTGATGGAGGCGGCCTTCCCCGGCTCCTCGTCCAACGCCTATCCCTTCGAGATCACCTATCTCGAAGTCTCGCCCGACAAGCCGGCGACGGTCGCCGGCAACGCCGTCACCGCCTTTCCCATGGTGCATGACCAGCGCGCCGGTCCCTGCCAGGGCTACCGCATCGCCCGCGACGCCAAGGTCTTCGCCTATTCCGGCGACACGACATGGACGGAAGACCTCGTCCCCCTCGCCGACGGCGCCGACGTGCTGCTGGTCGAGTGCTACACGTGGGACATTCCGCTGAAGAACCACCTGGACTGGAAGACCCTCTCCGGCCGCCTCGCGGACCTGAGGGCGAAGCGCGTCATCCTCACCCATATGGGCCCGCAGATGCTCGCCAACCGCGACAAGGCGACGGTCGCCTGCGCCGAAGACGGGCTCGTCATCCACCCCTGAGCCCCTTTTGGGGTTCTTGCGCCGCCGCCCTTGCCCTATCCTGCGCCGCCGGGAGGATCTCGACGTGACGGAGCGGGCATGACGCAGCCATGGGACGACCTGTTCGACGCGGCGCGCGAGGCGCAGGGACGGGCCTATGCTCCCTATTCGCGCTTCCGCGTCGGTGCCGCGATCCGCGCCGCGTCGGGGCGCATCCATGCCGGCTGCAACGTCGAAAACGCCGCCTATCCCGTCGGCACCTGCGCCGAGGCCGGCGCGGTCGCCGCCATGCTCCTCGCCGGCGACCGCGCCATCGCCGAGATCCTCGTCTTCGCCGAGGGCCCCGAACTCTGCACCCCCTGCGGCGCCTGCCGCCAGCGGCTGCGGGAGTTCGGTGCCGGCACCATGGCCATCCACGTCGCCGGACCGGAGGGCGTCAGGGCGCGCTTCACCCTCGGCGAACTGCTCCCCCATGCCTTCGGCCCGGACACTCTGGCATGACCGCCGCCCGTATCATCCGCGCCGCCGCGGGCGACGCGCCCATCGCCTGCGCGATCGTTCTCGGCACCGGCCTCGGGCCGCTGGCGGAAGAGGTGGAGGAGCCGGTCGCCCTGTCCTATGCCGACCTCCCCGGTTTTCCCCCCGTCGGCGTCTCCGGCCATGCCGGCCGGCTGGTGATCGGGACGCTGGAGGGGCGGCGCGTCGCCGTGCTCCAGGGCCGCGCCCACACCTACGAGAGCGGCGATCCCCGCGTCATGAAGCCGGTCATCGACACGCTCGCGGCCCTCGGAGTGCCGCGGCTGCTCCTGACCAACGCCGCCGGCTCGCTGAAGCCGGACATGCCGCCGGGGTCGATCATGGCGATCGAGGACCACATCGCCCTCTTCGGCCCCAACCCGCTGATCGGCCTGAAGGGCGACGACCGCTTCGTGCCGATGAACGGCGCCTACGACCCGGTCCTGCGCCGGGTGATTGCCGGCGGCGCGGCGCGCCGACGCGTCGCGCTGTTCGAGGGCGTCTACGCCTGGGTGACCGGCCCGAGCTTCGAGACGCCCGCCGAGATCCGCGCGCTGCGCACCCTCGGCGCCGACGCAGTGGGCATGTCGACGGTCCCAGAGGTGATCCTCG contains:
- a CDS encoding purine-nucleoside phosphorylase, with product MTAARIIRAAAGDAPIACAIVLGTGLGPLAEEVEEPVALSYADLPGFPPVGVSGHAGRLVIGTLEGRRVAVLQGRAHTYESGDPRVMKPVIDTLAALGVPRLLLTNAAGSLKPDMPPGSIMAIEDHIALFGPNPLIGLKGDDRFVPMNGAYDPVLRRVIAGGAARRRVALFEGVYAWVTGPSFETPAEIRALRTLGADAVGMSTVPEVILARHAGLAVAGLSMITNLAAGLAPHAPSHAETKAVAAAGASAMEAVIRGFLTECIDD
- a CDS encoding cytidine deaminase, translating into MTQPWDDLFDAAREAQGRAYAPYSRFRVGAAIRAASGRIHAGCNVENAAYPVGTCAEAGAVAAMLLAGDRAIAEILVFAEGPELCTPCGACRQRLREFGAGTMAIHVAGPEGVRARFTLGELLPHAFGPDTLA
- a CDS encoding MBL fold metallo-hydrolase, giving the protein MKITVLGSGDAFGSGGRYSTCLHLAGDDGTVMLVDCGATSLLAMQRAGIDPNSVSAILLTHFHADHIGGLPFFMLDALFNARRKAPLTIAGPKRVQEWVKAVMEAAFPGSSSNAYPFEITYLEVSPDKPATVAGNAVTAFPMVHDQRAGPCQGYRIARDAKVFAYSGDTTWTEDLVPLADGADVLLVECYTWDIPLKNHLDWKTLSGRLADLRAKRVILTHMGPQMLANRDKATVACAEDGLVIHP